GGACGTTGTTGTCCTTTGCGGGAATCGAATAGTCGATTGTATACTCGGTCATGAACGTCTGTACGATAACCCGATTGCGTCTTATAAGTTAGTATGAAGTAAGGCGGAGGTCAGCTCGCCCAGACCTCTTCGAACAATCGAAGAAAATTCCCACCGAGTATTTTCGAAATCTCCTCGTCGGTATAGCCTCGGACTACAAGCCCTCGTGTGAGAGTACGGAGGCCAGTGTGTCGGTTGATTCCCTCGGGATACGGATCATACACATCGGTTGCTCCGGCGCCGTATACTTCCGGATGGTTCGGTCGGTAATGTCTGAGTGCGGACGTGGGGGGCGTCTCTTCGCGATCAAGCGAACGGCCGTCAAGGTCAGTTCCGATACCGACATGATCGACACCCATTACGTCCACTGCATAGTCGAGATGGTTTAGCACGTCTTCAACGGTGCTCTCGGCAACGTAGTGACTTCCGGCCTCCCGCTTGATCAGTGGTGGAAAAAACGTGATGCCGGCGACGCCGCCAGCGTCAGACAACGCTTCGAGTTGTTCAGTTGTTTTGTTTCTCCCCGGTGCGTCACAGAGATCTCGGATCCCGATATGCGTGAATGCTACCGGATCGGCGGAGTATTCGATTGTATCCATCGTCGTCCTGTCGCCACAGTGGGATAGGTCGATAAGTACACCCCGGTCGTTGCAGTGGTTCACGACGTCGCGACCGAACGATGAGAGGCCGGTGTCTTCGTCCTCGCAACACCCTGCCCCGATGTAGTTCTGTTCGTTGTAGGTCAACTGGATGACTCGCACGCCGAGATCAGCAAACAAATCCAGCTTCCATCGGTCATTTTCGATAGGCTTCGTATCCTGAAACCCCATGACAATGGCGGTGTCGGTTTCCTCGATCGCTTTGTGAATGTCTCCGTACTCTTCGACAACGCATGCATCGATACTCTCTGTTAGGCCACGTATCTTAGTTATCTGTTGGAGGGTCGATTCAAAATTGTCGCGGTAACTGCCTACTGTGAAATTCGCTGCATCGACACCGCCGCGAGGGAGATGTGATCGATACTCCCGGTCCGTCAGATACGCATCCGTAGCAATGAGCCCATCAACAACGACAACTTCCTCGTGAAGTATATCGGCGTGACGACGCTCCTGTTCGGTCAACTCAAAGTAATCAGCCGTCATTAAGAACAACCATTGTGCATTCCCCTATAGTTCTCCCGGATATGCACGCTCTTGAGAGCGCTCAAGAGTGGACGTCAATTGCTCACACGGGAGATTACACAATTTATTTACACCGGTGTTGAGATTGTGACCATATGGATCTCGAACTAGAGGGAGATTCGGCGCTAGTAACGGCATCAAGCAGCGGTCTCGGTAAGGCATCTGCAACCGCACTCGCTCGTGAGGGGGCGAATGTTGTCATTAACGGTCGAGACAAAGGGCGACTGGAAGAAGCGAGAGAAGAAATCAGCGAGGTTGCAACCGGGAAGGTTATCGCAAAACAAGGTGATCTGACTGAGGAAGACGATGTCAAGGTACTCGTCGAAACAGCTGTCTCAGAATTCGGTGGCCTCGATCACCTCATTACCTCCGCTGGCGGCCCACCAAGCGGTGCCTTCCTGGAGACGACAGACGAGGACTGGTATCACGCTTTCGACCTGCTCGTCATGAGTGTTGTTCGGCTGGTACGTGAGGCAGAACCGGCGCTCAGAGACAACGGCGGCGGCACGATTGTAAACATCACTTCACGGAGCACAAAAGAGGCACTCGACTCACTCGTACTCTCGAACTCCGTTCGAATGTCGGTCATTGGGCTTGAAAAGACGCTTTCACGCGAACTCTCACCAGAGATTCGGGTGAATTCGATCTTGCCAGGTTCACACGAGACATCGCGCGTCGAAAACCTTGTGCAGGCAGCAGTGGAACGCGGTGAGTTCGACTCCTACGAGGAAGGAATGGACGCTCGTGGTGAATCGATTCCAGTCGGTCGAATCGGTGATCCAATGGAGTTAGGCGATACAGTTGCATATCTGTGTTCGGATAGAGCTGGATACATTAACGGACAGGCGGTAGTCATTGACGGCGGTTCCGGCAGGTCGAACCTATAGATACGGAGGTTTCTCCTATTTTCTCTTCAATATCAGTGTAGAGACACCCTCAATCTTCGTTGACTTTCGGTGAGGGGACGGTCCTCGGGTCGTTTACCCGGTTGTGGAACTCCGCTTTTGATCCACGCTCGAGTTGTTCAACATTGTGAACCACGATGTCACTCAGTCTATCCCAGTGTTTCGGGGTATGGCCTCCTACGTGTGGTGTGATGAGAACATTTCCCATACGCCAAAGCGGACAGTCGGTCGGGAGTGGTTCGGGATCTGTAACGTCGAGTGCTGCGCCGCTTATATCGTTCTTTTGCAAGGCGGCGACGAGAGCGTCTGTGTGAATTACGCCGCCTCGGCAGACATTAATAACGTATGCGCTGGGTGGGAGTGTATTGAGTTCAGCTTCATCAATCAGATTCCGGGTTGTCTCCGATAACGGGGTTGACAGCACAAGATAGTCAGTTCGTGCGAGTGCGCTGTGAATACTGTCTTCGTCGAACCCATACACCTCGTCAGTTGGGCCGCCTTTCTCCGGCGAGTATCGGATGCCAATCGTGTCGACATCCATTCCTTCAAGCCGATTAACGAACTCGGTTCCAATAGCGCCCAATCCAACGATAGTGACAGTACTTCCTTTCAACTCCCCGGGCTGATAGTGACGCCATTCGTGGTTTACATTTCTTTGCCAGCCGGTATGGAGCTGCCGGGCAAACATGAGGCAGTACCCGAGTGCTTGCTCTGCAATCCCTGGTGCATGAATTCCCGCAGCGTTGGAAACGACAACACCTTTCTCAGTTAACTCATCCATTGGAAGATGATTATAACCTGACGACGCGACAGCAAACAGCTCTAGATTCTCAGCACAATCTAGGAGTTCTGTGTTCATCGTCACACCAGTCGCGACAGGCGCGTTCTGAATTAATTCCCGTTCTTTCTTGGGTGTGTCGGCGTGGACGACAGTGTAGTCCGGAAGCTTCTCTTGTAGTATCTCAGTATACGCGCGGGTTGACAGCCCTTCTGTATTTTTTCGTAATACAACGACGTCAGGATTGGCTTTGTTCATGGAATCCTCGCAGGATTGAATGGGTAAGTCTTGTTCATAAGTTGTTCGGTTGATTGAGTTGTGATGTCATGAGTATTAACGCCTTTGGTTGGTGTTTGTCATGTTCAGGCGACACAGTTCACTTAGTCCCGCCATTAAGCGTCCATACCATTCAGATTAAGATAACTCTATTGGCCTAATTGAAAAGGCGCCAAATAGTCACAATATTGCTTCCGAGAAGGGTATCTTTATTGGAGGTCACTATGAACGAAGAGTATGGAATTAGAAGGGCTGGCAGCAGTTGTTACCGGCGGAGCGGCAGGCATTGGTCGTGGTATCGCTCTCGAACTCGCCAGAGAAGGGGCGGATGTAGCTGTTGCAGACGTCCGTGAAGAGCCCCTAATGGATTTTAAGGAAACACCGACCCATGAACGTATCGCAGAGATGGGGCGCGAAAGCTGTTTCATTGAAACGGACGTCTCCAATGAGGCAGAAGCACAAGCAATGATAGAAACTGCAGCAGAGGAACTTGGCGGCCTCGACATTCTAGTCAACAACGCGGGCACTAACCGCGAGGGAACGGTTGAGCACCAGACCTACGAGGAATGGCGAGAGGTATTCTCTGTAAACCTTGACGGAGTCTTCCTCTGTTCGAAATTCGCAATTCCGCACATTCGAGAGAGCGAACACGGACGCATCATCAACATCTCTTCGCAGGTAGCTTTCGTCGCATGGCCGAGGAATGCAGCGTATGATAGTTCGAAGGCCGCTGTCTCCCATCTGACTCGACAAATGGCGGTTGATCTTTCACCCGATGAGATTACAGTGAACGCCATCTGCCCTGGGCCAATAAAGACGAAAAAGATGAAAGATTCGCTAGCCGATTTCGAAATCAAAAACCGGTACGATGAAAAGACGCTCACGTCGTTCGTCGGCGAACCGAAAGATATCGGAAAAGCGGCTGTCTACCTCGCTAGTGACGCAGGCCGGTACGTGAACGGTCATAACCTCGTCGTCGACGGAGGGTGGTTGGCTGGTGATTTTTTCGGTTGAGTGAAGAAGAGTTGATGAGGTGAAAGAAACAACGATTCAGCGTGGTTGACAGACTGCCTGGATGATCATTGAGCGGATGTTTTCGAGCGTGCTTATACAGTCAAGCGTCACCGAGAGAACTGGAAAATTCACGGAGAGATTTCTGTAGAGATACTCCTGAGCGATCGTCTTCGAATCTGCCTCGATTCGACGATTGACGACGTTCATCGCCTGCTGGCGCTCATTTATCAAGGTTTCACAGCATTCCCTATATGTTCGCAGCTCAGTATCCAGACTGATGAGTCTAGACAACGAAAGGTCGAAAAGGTCCGTCTGTTCGATATCAGTCAGGAATTTCTGCACCGGTTTGAGTACCGACTTTGCCTCTTGGAGAGAACGCTCCTCGATAGTATGGCCACCCAGAAGGTGCCCACGCTTTCGTGCAGACTGACTCGCCTGCTGGACGAGGAATCGCTTACCCGGTTCGCTTAGATGATGACCGTTGATGAGTAACGACGCTGCGCCATCACCGAACTCCGCGGCAACGTGTTCGTGGAACGACTCGCCGTACTCGCAATCGAAATTAGGTGTTGACATCACCGTCTCTCGGTACGTGTCACGCACTTGCATCAGGACACAATTTCCAGAAGAGATATTGACGGTCTGAGTTTTCACACCCATGATCGACTGGTTCGTAGTTGAGAGCGATTGGATTTTCTCTGCGAACTCCTGAAACATCTCTTGTTCCGTTTCGATGTGATCTTTCTCATCTCTTACTGCATTAAGTGCAATCGGGAGGAGTCCTCCCGAAGCCGTCTTTGCAACAATATCCATCTCAATAGAGACAATCGTTATTGCATCACGGTACAGACTCCCAACGGATGCGTCCCCCCATATCGAAACGTCGTTCTGTATAGCCAGTACAACAAAGACGATCACGAGAAAGAAAATCGACAATATCTCTCTGCGAAGAATTCCGTCCTTGCCCGAACTGGTGATGGTCAATAGTTGAATCTCCCGGCGCACTCTACTGGCAGACTCGCTCATATCTACAAAGCGGACGTGATGCTAGATAATTTTTTGGTATGTTAAAATACACTTCGAATCGCGGCAAAATATCCGATATTCTCGGGCTACTTCCAGACTTCCTCAAAGACCCGCCGAAGATTTCCACCGAGTATACCGCATACGTCATTATCGCTGTATCCTCGGTCAACCAGTCCGTGGGTGAGGTTGGAAAGTTCCGTGTAACGGGAGAGGTGTTCAGGGTAGGAATCCATTCTATCCGTGGGCCCTTCGCCGTAAACCTCGGGGTGAGTCTCACGCCACACGTTAAGATTCGAACCTTTTGAGATCGAGCCTTGGTCGAGCGTTCGATCACTCATGTCACCGCCGAACGCGACACTCTCGACACCGCCAACGTCAACGGCATGGTCTATGTGATCGAGCACGTCCGCGATAGTCGCCTGTTGTACCTTATGTGTCTCCGGATTCTGCTTGATGACCGGCGGAAATGGTGTGATGCAGTTGACGCCCCCATTGTCTGCAATAGCGCGGAGTTGTTCGTCCGTCTTCGCTCTCCCTTGGGAGCTGGCAAGAGCCCGACAACCGATGTGTGACGCGATAACCGGATCGTCCGAATATGAGACCACGTCCATCGTCGTTTCGTCATTGCAGTGAGAGACATCGAGCACAATACCTTGATCGTTACAGATTCCAACAGCCTCCCGACCAAGCATGGTCAGTCCCGCGTCACGGCGTTCACAGCAGCCATCACCCAGCGTGTTACCCCGGTTGTACGTAAGGTCGATAACTCGAACCCCGAGTTCGGCCATAGTCACAATCCGCGAGAGGTCGTTCTTGACCCAATTCGCCCCCTGGAACCCCATGACAATTCCCGTCCGATCCGACTCCGATGCTACATCGATGTCATCGATTGACTCGACAAGGAGGTAGTTGTCGTCGTTCTCCCTAATTTGTGTACGGGTGTCGGTGACACTGTGTATTGTATCTGTGTAATCGAACGAAGGACCGCCGACTGTTAGATTCCCAGCCGTGATATCCGCATCTCGCAGACGGTCGCGGTACTCAGGGTCGTCGAGATAGTATGTCCCAGCGACGAGCCCATCGATAATTTCACACACTTCGTGGAGTTTCGCTGCGCGAGAACGTTGCTGGTCATCCAAGTCAAACGGTTCATCGGCTGTGGCGCTAGATTCCTCAAACATCTAGTTACTCAACAGAGAGGGTAGATATGTAAAGGTGTGTATTACCGAAAGCAGAATGAATTCGAAGATACCTGATGAAGCGTGAGATCGTGATCCTAGTGGTCGTGACGAGACCTCGTGTGGTTCTAAGCTGCTGAATAGGCGATCGTATAACGAGTCAACGAGAGTGGGACCACAAGAGATAAGATGACGCTTCCTGTTATTTGAATCGTGAAATCCATCGATTTTGCAGAAGCGGAAACGTACGAACCGGAAGATGGGTGGCGCCGCGTATCGCTCGCGGGTAGCGAGAAATTCACATTCGAGTGGTTCGAGAAACCACCAGGGCATACATCACCAATGCATGACCACGAAAACGAACAGGTTTGTCTCTGCCTCGAGGGCGAGTTGACTGTGTATAATGAGAACGGTGAGTCGACGACGCTAGAACAGCATGACTCTGTTTGGCTCGATGCCTGGGAACCGCATCGCGTCGCCAATGAGAGTGACGAGGTGGCTGTCGGTCTCGACGTGTTCGCTCCAGGACGTTCATTCGATTTCTGGACTGACCGAGAGGAGTAAAACCAATTCGAAATAGTCCATAATTATATAGAATCCCCACCCAGTAGTGGGATTCATTATGGCTAAACAACCCACGTTAGTTATTGACACACTCATAGGAAGGTGATATCTGTGTACCTCCCTCCGGAAAAGTAGTGAGATTAGCTAATACGCAGTGGATCACACTAATAACCGAGAATTCTCAGGTGAACTCTCAGCCATCCCCAGAAACATCATTGCTTCCAAACTAATGGTGTCCCAGGTAATGTGCTGATTTGAATATCCTGCTTGTGTTGGTTACCAGGGCTTAAGTCCCAATCAGTATACGGCAAATCTAGCATAGATAGGTTATATAAAGATCAGAACTATATGAATGATTATAACGACCGTCGTTCAGTATTCCTAAACACATTCGGGTAGCGTTCAGTAACTCTGAATACCGGCATAACATCAAATACAGAGCCTTATCTCAGTGTTTGTGACTTATACTCGCACCATCCAATGGAGAATAATAAGTGGGAGAGTGCAGAAGGTGCCAGATTATTTGGAATGAGTGAACAAACTTATGTGGTTGGCTACCAAACGTGGGTGTATGGCACGATCGAAAAAAGCAAAAAACCCGGTTGGGGCGACCAGCAAGTCGCTCAAAATCATAGATGAATTAAAACAGCGTGACGGGGCTGGGATTACAGAACTGGCTGATGCATTGGATGCATCGAAAGGGACGGTTCACAACCACCTGAGTACACTAGAAGAACACGAGTACGTTGTGAAGGAGGACTCGACGTACAGACTCGGACTTCGCTTCCTGGATTTAGGGGAGTACACGAGACAGCAGACAAAGCTCTTTGAAGTAGCGAAAGCAGAAATTGACGATCTGGCCAATGAAACTGGGGAAATTGCGAACCTGATGATAGAGGAACACGGGCGAGGTATATACATCTATATCTCGAAGGGAGATAAGGCGGTCAATTTAGACACACATGTCGGAACGCGCCAGTACCTCCACACGTCTGCCGTCGGAAAGTCAATACTCTCGAAGATGGGTGACGAGCAGTTCAAGCGAATCATCGAACTACACGGTCTCCCGGCTGAAACGGCAAACACCGTGACCAGCAAAGAGAAACTACTCGATGAACTCGATGAGATTCGTGATCGAGGTGTCGCGTTCGATGGCGAAGAACGGGCAGAGGGGATTCGTTGTGTCGCAGCACCAATCACGGACAACGATGACAACCTCTTGGGTGGTGTGAGTATCTCTGGACCATCAACACGACTCAAAGGCGATCGACTCCACCAAGAGATCCCAGAAAAAGTCCAGCACGTCGCGACAGTCATCGGTATCAACGCCTTCTATTCCTAACGTCCGTGTTTGAGGTACTGTCCATCACTTATTTTTCGAAGTGGATTTAGTTGGAGTGGGACTATCTAATTCAGAACAAGCTTCTAAGGCATTGTACCAGTCGTCGTAGCGGGATCTGAACGTCTCATGTTTCACAGGCTGTATAGACTGCCTCGTCAAAAGATGAATGACGGCTAACTATCCGCATTAAGAAGGTCTATAAGTGCTTTTCAATATGGTTTCGTTCGCTATCAGCGGTCTAACTACTCAATTGTCTACCTACGATGACAAACAGATAACTAACATTATCAACAAGAAGCTCTAAACCGTCTATCGAAACTATTTTTTACGGTCTGCGACTACGTCTATCCATCATAATGTCTCCAGCAAACACTAATTCAGGACCAGGTCCAAAACCCAAAGTCGTCCGCGTAATCAAACGGTACGAACTTGAGAACGCTGGCGATTGGCTCGAAGATCAGTGGATTCGGCGTGAAGACCGTGTCAGTCTTAGAGATCTCGAAACGGCGTTCAATCAACGAATCCTCGAAGCAGCCCTTGCCGATGTATCGGTCGAACCGCTTACTGAGGACGTCTCTCGAGCATACGAGTTGTTGACCGGGAAAATCGGCACGAGCGGCGAACAAACCCAGTTAAAGCGGCGGCTTGAGCGCGCTGGACTGGACGTTGATGCCGTTTGTGATGATTTCGTCACCTACCAGGCAATCAGGTCATACCTGACAAATGTTCGTGGTGTCAATCCACCAGAGAAAACCGATTCTGATCTACGTGAGACCGCCGCCGAAACCATCGCCCAACTTCGCGAGCGGACAGCAGTAGTCACAACAAGCAAAATTGAGCAACTTGAGCGGAACGCGCAGCTGGATGTCGGAGACGTTCGGACGCGAGTTGACGTACGTGTTTTCTGTGAGACTTGCGGTAGACAATATGACATCGACGAACTGCTCGAAATCGGTGGCTGTGACTGCTCGTAATCCATCTTCGACCGTCACCGAACACGTCACAACA
This is a stretch of genomic DNA from Natronosalvus rutilus. It encodes these proteins:
- a CDS encoding DUF7260 family protein, encoding MSESASRVRREIQLLTITSSGKDGILRREILSIFFLVIVFVVLAIQNDVSIWGDASVGSLYRDAITIVSIEMDIVAKTASGGLLPIALNAVRDEKDHIETEQEMFQEFAEKIQSLSTTNQSIMGVKTQTVNISSGNCVLMQVRDTYRETVMSTPNFDCEYGESFHEHVAAEFGDGAASLLINGHHLSEPGKRFLVQQASQSARKRGHLLGGHTIEERSLQEAKSVLKPVQKFLTDIEQTDLFDLSLSRLISLDTELRTYRECCETLINERQQAMNVVNRRIEADSKTIAQEYLYRNLSVNFPVLSVTLDCISTLENIRSMIIQAVCQPR
- a CDS encoding SDR family NAD(P)-dependent oxidoreductase → MELEGLAAVVTGGAAGIGRGIALELAREGADVAVADVREEPLMDFKETPTHERIAEMGRESCFIETDVSNEAEAQAMIETAAEELGGLDILVNNAGTNREGTVEHQTYEEWREVFSVNLDGVFLCSKFAIPHIRESEHGRIINISSQVAFVAWPRNAAYDSSKAAVSHLTRQMAVDLSPDEITVNAICPGPIKTKKMKDSLADFEIKNRYDEKTLTSFVGEPKDIGKAAVYLASDAGRYVNGHNLVVDGGWLAGDFFG
- a CDS encoding dipeptidase codes for the protein MFEESSATADEPFDLDDQQRSRAAKLHEVCEIIDGLVAGTYYLDDPEYRDRLRDADITAGNLTVGGPSFDYTDTIHSVTDTRTQIRENDDNYLLVESIDDIDVASESDRTGIVMGFQGANWVKNDLSRIVTMAELGVRVIDLTYNRGNTLGDGCCERRDAGLTMLGREAVGICNDQGIVLDVSHCNDETTMDVVSYSDDPVIASHIGCRALASSQGRAKTDEQLRAIADNGGVNCITPFPPVIKQNPETHKVQQATIADVLDHIDHAVDVGGVESVAFGGDMSDRTLDQGSISKGSNLNVWRETHPEVYGEGPTDRMDSYPEHLSRYTELSNLTHGLVDRGYSDNDVCGILGGNLRRVFEEVWK
- a CDS encoding D-2-hydroxyacid dehydrogenase — its product is MNKANPDVVVLRKNTEGLSTRAYTEILQEKLPDYTVVHADTPKKERELIQNAPVATGVTMNTELLDCAENLELFAVASSGYNHLPMDELTEKGVVVSNAAGIHAPGIAEQALGYCLMFARQLHTGWQRNVNHEWRHYQPGELKGSTVTIVGLGAIGTEFVNRLEGMDVDTIGIRYSPEKGGPTDEVYGFDEDSIHSALARTDYLVLSTPLSETTRNLIDEAELNTLPPSAYVINVCRGGVIHTDALVAALQKNDISGAALDVTDPEPLPTDCPLWRMGNVLITPHVGGHTPKHWDRLSDIVVHNVEQLERGSKAEFHNRVNDPRTVPSPKVNED
- the rdfA gene encoding rod-determining factor RdfA, whose protein sequence is MSPANTNSGPGPKPKVVRVIKRYELENAGDWLEDQWIRREDRVSLRDLETAFNQRILEAALADVSVEPLTEDVSRAYELLTGKIGTSGEQTQLKRRLERAGLDVDAVCDDFVTYQAIRSYLTNVRGVNPPEKTDSDLRETAAETIAQLRERTAVVTTSKIEQLERNAQLDVGDVRTRVDVRVFCETCGRQYDIDELLEIGGCDCS
- a CDS encoding SDR family oxidoreductase; amino-acid sequence: MDLELEGDSALVTASSSGLGKASATALAREGANVVINGRDKGRLEEAREEISEVATGKVIAKQGDLTEEDDVKVLVETAVSEFGGLDHLITSAGGPPSGAFLETTDEDWYHAFDLLVMSVVRLVREAEPALRDNGGGTIVNITSRSTKEALDSLVLSNSVRMSVIGLEKTLSRELSPEIRVNSILPGSHETSRVENLVQAAVERGEFDSYEEGMDARGESIPVGRIGDPMELGDTVAYLCSDRAGYINGQAVVIDGGSGRSNL
- a CDS encoding dipeptidase, producing MTADYFELTEQERRHADILHEEVVVVDGLIATDAYLTDREYRSHLPRGGVDAANFTVGSYRDNFESTLQQITKIRGLTESIDACVVEEYGDIHKAIEETDTAIVMGFQDTKPIENDRWKLDLFADLGVRVIQLTYNEQNYIGAGCCEDEDTGLSSFGRDVVNHCNDRGVLIDLSHCGDRTTMDTIEYSADPVAFTHIGIRDLCDAPGRNKTTEQLEALSDAGGVAGITFFPPLIKREAGSHYVAESTVEDVLNHLDYAVDVMGVDHVGIGTDLDGRSLDREETPPTSALRHYRPNHPEVYGAGATDVYDPYPEGINRHTGLRTLTRGLVVRGYTDEEISKILGGNFLRLFEEVWAS
- a CDS encoding cupin domain-containing protein, producing the protein MKSIDFAEAETYEPEDGWRRVSLAGSEKFTFEWFEKPPGHTSPMHDHENEQVCLCLEGELTVYNENGESTTLEQHDSVWLDAWEPHRVANESDEVAVGLDVFAPGRSFDFWTDREE
- a CDS encoding IclR family transcriptional regulator, with the translated sequence MARSKKAKNPVGATSKSLKIIDELKQRDGAGITELADALDASKGTVHNHLSTLEEHEYVVKEDSTYRLGLRFLDLGEYTRQQTKLFEVAKAEIDDLANETGEIANLMIEEHGRGIYIYISKGDKAVNLDTHVGTRQYLHTSAVGKSILSKMGDEQFKRIIELHGLPAETANTVTSKEKLLDELDEIRDRGVAFDGEERAEGIRCVAAPITDNDDNLLGGVSISGPSTRLKGDRLHQEIPEKVQHVATVIGINAFYS